From the Candidatus Bathyarchaeota archaeon A05DMB-5 genome, one window contains:
- a CDS encoding preprotein translocase subunit Sec61beta: MSKKKKKKESAPMPAASAGLLRFFEEETEGVKVKPEILVALAITLIVVCVLANVFFK, encoded by the coding sequence ATGAGCAAGAAAAAGAAGAAGAAAGAGTCAGCGCCAATGCCTGCTGCAAGTGCGGGGTTACTTCGGTTCTTTGAGGAAGAGACGGAAGGGGTTAAGGTTAAACCTGAGATACTTGTGGCTTTAGCGATAACCTTAATCGTTGTTTGTGTTTTGGCAAACGTCTTTTTCAAATAG
- a CDS encoding DUF2070 family protein has product MNERMTVASSDSLTISMDKAVKHYSSLFKLPPYGKMVLLLALLCISSGVLSAIILFPSLYGLIVGILLGVSLLLTNIVLDHAISALILKGDPIYDLRRTTGLSLFSWVFWLFFIFIGTVLTVWFGSIWWVRLCLLGFSAVLIFRLTVLNATSFKNYSKLLAASFLQPIPCVLQLMIIWTEIDYLLFLFLVFASVVSIISSWLFLSPLNRVGKKTLKVPSLSLLKAFLLNWVVDLNAPFESFLEQLGEEQNVEVSLIKFDSAKPKAVIAVPSIHPGPFKNIGSSPLPSMLKTSLENTLNCVACVPHGLLGHEFDLASQSQNQKVISHIIDSVNFEGSEARATPFVKVSNGIATACCQIFGKSAFISFSLAPRTTEDFPQELGYFVSQEAERRGITCYTVVNAHNSIDGNADTEDVLSSLKAVAIECLKKAVSLKQLPFEVGVANVQPRELSLKDGMGPGGITAIVVKVGDQKTAYVVIDGNNMVTSLREKILSALSSLGINDGEIFTTDTHLVNAIVLVERGYHPIGEAIDHEKLIEYIKESIVTATSNLERVKVACRKVEIHNVKVIGEKALETLCLLIDRAKRRAKRIVAPIFVSSGIILMLFLVFFIS; this is encoded by the coding sequence TTGAACGAGAGGATGACTGTGGCAAGCAGCGATTCATTAACTATTTCCATGGATAAGGCGGTTAAGCACTATTCTTCGTTGTTTAAGCTTCCGCCATATGGAAAGATGGTTTTGCTTCTTGCCTTGCTTTGCATTAGCAGTGGTGTACTTTCCGCAATTATCCTTTTCCCTTCTCTTTATGGATTAATTGTAGGAATACTTCTTGGAGTTTCTTTGTTGCTTACAAACATCGTTCTTGATCATGCTATAAGTGCTCTAATTTTGAAAGGAGACCCTATTTACGATTTAAGAAGAACCACTGGACTTTCACTTTTCAGTTGGGTTTTTTGGCTTTTTTTCATTTTTATAGGAACTGTTCTCACTGTCTGGTTTGGTTCAATTTGGTGGGTTAGATTATGCCTTTTGGGATTTTCTGCCGTGCTGATTTTTCGGTTAACAGTTCTTAACGCAACATCATTCAAAAATTACAGCAAACTCCTCGCAGCCTCTTTCCTTCAACCAATCCCTTGCGTACTTCAACTGATGATAATTTGGACTGAAATCGATTATCTCTTATTTTTGTTTTTAGTATTCGCGTCTGTTGTAAGCATTATTTCAAGTTGGCTTTTCCTTTCTCCTTTGAATCGCGTGGGCAAAAAAACGCTTAAAGTTCCTTCCTTGTCTCTTTTGAAGGCTTTCCTGTTGAATTGGGTCGTAGACTTGAATGCTCCGTTTGAAAGTTTTCTTGAGCAGTTGGGCGAAGAACAAAACGTGGAAGTTTCTCTCATAAAATTTGATTCCGCCAAACCTAAAGCAGTAATCGCCGTGCCATCTATTCATCCTGGACCTTTCAAAAACATTGGAAGCAGTCCTTTACCCTCAATGCTTAAGACATCATTAGAGAATACGCTCAACTGTGTTGCATGTGTTCCTCACGGATTGCTCGGGCACGAGTTTGATTTGGCTTCGCAGTCTCAAAACCAAAAAGTAATCAGTCACATTATTGACTCAGTGAACTTTGAAGGGTCAGAGGCAAGAGCAACACCATTTGTTAAAGTTAGTAATGGCATAGCCACCGCGTGTTGCCAAATTTTCGGTAAATCAGCCTTCATCTCTTTCAGTCTTGCACCTAGAACCACTGAAGATTTTCCTCAAGAATTGGGTTATTTTGTTAGTCAAGAGGCAGAAAGGCGCGGAATAACATGCTACACGGTTGTTAACGCTCATAACAGTATTGACGGAAATGCAGATACAGAAGATGTTTTAAGCTCATTGAAAGCTGTCGCGATTGAGTGTTTAAAGAAAGCAGTTTCCCTTAAACAGTTACCGTTCGAAGTCGGCGTAGCCAACGTTCAACCTAGAGAACTTAGCCTCAAAGACGGCATGGGACCAGGAGGCATCACCGCCATTGTTGTCAAAGTAGGCGACCAAAAGACTGCTTACGTAGTCATTGACGGCAACAACATGGTCACTAGTTTACGCGAAAAAATCCTCTCCGCTCTCTCTTCCCTAGGAATAAACGATGGCGAAATTTTCACAACAGATACACATTTAGTAAATGCAATAGTGCTGGTTGAACGCGGGTATCACCCTATTGGAGAGGCTATAGACCACGAAAAACTTATTGAGTATATAAAAGAGTCTATAGTTACTGCTACATCTAATCTGGAACGCGTTAAAGTTGCGTGCCGCAAAGTGGAAATCCACAATGTTAAGGTTATAGGAGAAAAAGCACTAGAAACCCTCTGTCTTCTTATAGATAGGGCTAAACGAAGAGCAAAGCGAATAGTCGCCCCAATTTTTGTGTCAAGCGGCATCATTTTAATGTTATTTTTGGTGTTTTTTATAAGCTAA
- a CDS encoding GNAT family N-acetyltransferase — MEIRKLTIDNYEEIVRLWRKAGLPFKPKGRDSKEAIAAQMRANPEFFLGVFENNRLVGVAILSSDMRKGWINRLAVDPDYRNRGFAKALISESEQIFRKHGLGIFCALIEDYNTASKKLFKECGYVEHRDILYFSKRDSEEV, encoded by the coding sequence ATGGAAATTCGGAAGCTAACCATAGACAACTATGAGGAAATAGTACGGCTCTGGCGCAAAGCAGGCCTGCCTTTTAAACCCAAAGGAAGAGACAGTAAAGAAGCGATAGCCGCGCAAATGAGGGCGAATCCAGAATTTTTTCTTGGAGTTTTTGAAAATAACCGCCTTGTAGGTGTCGCGATTCTGAGCAGTGACATGCGAAAAGGCTGGATAAACCGATTAGCAGTTGACCCCGACTATAGAAACCGCGGCTTTGCTAAAGCACTGATTTCTGAATCAGAGCAAATATTTAGAAAGCATGGGTTAGGAATTTTTTGCGCCTTAATCGAAGATTATAACACTGCATCAAAGAAGTTGTTCAAAGAATGCGGGTATGTGGAACACCGTGACATATTATACTTTAGCAAACGTGATAGTGAGGAAGTATAG
- a CDS encoding 4Fe-4S binding protein produces MPITPLSKPTVGSMGKTGTWRTFRPEVNYSKCTRCTICWIYCPDAAIARQEDDSPKIDYDYCKGCGICANECPVKAITMKREEE; encoded by the coding sequence ATGCCCATTACGCCGTTATCTAAACCTACAGTGGGTAGCATGGGAAAAACAGGAACTTGGAGAACATTCCGACCTGAAGTTAATTATTCCAAATGCACTCGATGCACCATATGCTGGATTTACTGTCCAGACGCTGCCATTGCACGCCAAGAAGATGACTCACCCAAGATAGATTACGATTACTGCAAAGGTTGTGGGATATGTGCTAACGAGTGTCCAGTTAAAGCGATAACAATGAAACGGGAGGAAGAATAA
- a CDS encoding DUF488 family protein: MEKLCELAAKQRVCLMCMEINPKYCHRRFVSANLERKGTKVIHITEKEQKSLTT; encoded by the coding sequence ATTGAAAAACTCTGTGAACTTGCGGCGAAACAGCGTGTTTGCCTTATGTGTATGGAAATAAACCCAAAATATTGCCATCGCCGATTTGTCTCCGCCAATTTAGAAAGAAAAGGTACCAAGGTAATTCACATAACCGAAAAGGAACAAAAAAGTCTTACAACTTGA
- the albA gene encoding DNA-binding protein Alba: protein MTEKKRKEETAQKPAKPQRNPESNDNVVFIGKKPVMNYVVACLTFFNSGAKKVTVKARGRVICRAVDTVELLRRAFLKDLQLQSINISTEEVARGEGQKSNVSAIEITVARP, encoded by the coding sequence ATGACAGAAAAGAAGCGAAAGGAGGAAACCGCCCAAAAACCAGCTAAACCACAGCGGAACCCAGAATCAAACGATAACGTCGTGTTCATCGGCAAAAAACCAGTGATGAACTACGTGGTCGCTTGCTTAACTTTTTTCAACTCAGGTGCCAAAAAGGTTACAGTTAAAGCTAGAGGGCGAGTGATTTGTAGAGCTGTTGACACTGTTGAGTTGTTGCGGCGAGCGTTTCTGAAAGATTTGCAACTTCAAAGTATCAACATATCTACAGAGGAAGTAGCTCGGGGCGAAGGCCAAAAGTCAAATGTTTCAGCGATTGAGATTACAGTGGCGCGACCATAA
- a CDS encoding pyruvate synthase subunit beta, whose product MMVTIKELPKEEYLLKGHAACAGCGPSIAIRLLFKALGNKVIMVVPACCTTVIQGPYPYTSVAVPLQNILFESTAAAASGIVAALRLRKMEDITVVGWAGDGGTVDIGIQALSGAAERETNFIYICYDNEAYGNTGMQRSGATPYGAWTTTTPSGKRERKKDMPFIMAAHRIPYVATACPSYPIDFVEKMRKARDIKGTKYIHVLAPCPTGWRYDANRTVELGRLAVQTGLWALYEIEYGKFKLNSPSDRLIDKAKRKPVKEYLQLQGRFRNLTEEDVNRIQQWVDEDWERYRKLASNSLSDATLHGKI is encoded by the coding sequence ATAATGGTGACAATAAAAGAACTTCCTAAAGAAGAATACTTACTTAAGGGTCATGCTGCTTGTGCTGGTTGCGGCCCATCTATTGCAATTCGTCTACTCTTCAAAGCTTTAGGAAACAAGGTTATAATGGTTGTTCCAGCATGTTGTACAACCGTGATTCAAGGACCTTACCCATACACTTCCGTTGCTGTTCCTCTCCAAAACATTCTGTTTGAATCTACTGCAGCCGCGGCTTCTGGAATTGTTGCTGCGTTGCGTCTACGGAAAATGGAAGACATAACGGTTGTCGGTTGGGCTGGCGACGGTGGAACAGTTGATATTGGGATTCAAGCCTTGTCCGGGGCGGCTGAAAGAGAGACAAACTTCATCTACATTTGCTATGATAACGAGGCTTATGGTAATACTGGGATGCAGCGAAGCGGAGCGACACCTTACGGTGCTTGGACGACAACTACTCCGTCAGGAAAAAGAGAAAGGAAAAAAGACATGCCTTTCATAATGGCTGCACATAGAATACCTTACGTTGCAACTGCTTGCCCTTCCTATCCTATAGATTTTGTAGAGAAGATGAGAAAGGCAAGAGACATCAAAGGCACAAAGTACATTCATGTCTTAGCACCATGCCCTACAGGATGGCGTTATGACGCAAACAGAACAGTAGAGCTTGGACGCCTTGCCGTTCAAACTGGCTTGTGGGCATTATACGAAATTGAATATGGAAAGTTCAAACTTAATTCTCCAAGCGACCGTTTGATTGATAAAGCAAAACGAAAACCCGTTAAGGAATATTTACAATTGCAAGGCAGATTCCGCAACTTAACAGAAGAAGACGTAAACAGGATCCAACAGTGGGTTGATGAAGACTGGGAACGTTACCGTAAATTGGCGTCAAACAGTCTGTCTGACGCTACACTGCACGGAAAAATATAA
- a CDS encoding serine hydroxymethyltransferase, with product MMTTPQEEYNHVINLLQQHHKWFQESIPLIASENVPSPAVREAIMSDFGNRYAEGWPGERVYAGCRFIDQVEFKCIELMKRLFDVEFVDVRPISGVVANLVVYTAFTEPGDTIMALSIPCGGHITTGKKELGGTAGAVRGLVVEYLPLDYKELNIDVDKAKERIQKLAAEGRPPKLVMFGASVFPFPHPIKDLEDTIRSVGGTVAYDAAHVAGLIAGKQFQDPLKEGADVVSLSTHKTFFGPQHGGVLSWTKYADKIKRATFPGMVSNHHLHAVAGVTIACAEMLEFGQEYASQIVKNAKALAQALYERGFNVLAEHKGFTQSHVILIDITKQGDGGTIEETLEKANIIINRNLLPWDIKEGRHFMHPGGIRLGVSEVTRLGMKESEMDEIAEFIKRVIMDKEPLEKVKMDVAEFRRDYQKVHYCFENATEAYKYIKIR from the coding sequence ATGATGACGACCCCCCAAGAGGAATATAATCACGTGATTAATCTTCTACAACAGCATCATAAATGGTTCCAAGAAAGCATTCCACTCATAGCCAGCGAAAATGTTCCAAGCCCAGCCGTCCGCGAAGCCATAATGTCAGACTTTGGAAACCGCTACGCAGAAGGATGGCCTGGAGAACGCGTGTACGCCGGGTGCCGCTTTATAGACCAAGTAGAATTCAAATGTATTGAACTTATGAAAAGGCTTTTTGATGTAGAGTTTGTGGATGTCAGGCCCATTTCTGGCGTTGTAGCAAATCTGGTTGTGTACACAGCGTTTACAGAACCTGGCGACACTATTATGGCTTTGTCCATTCCGTGCGGCGGACACATCACAACAGGCAAGAAGGAGCTGGGAGGAACGGCAGGAGCTGTCCGCGGTCTAGTAGTTGAATATCTCCCGTTGGATTACAAGGAACTAAATATTGACGTTGACAAGGCAAAGGAGAGAATTCAAAAACTAGCAGCAGAAGGAAGACCACCTAAACTTGTCATGTTCGGCGCAAGTGTTTTTCCATTTCCGCATCCAATTAAGGATCTGGAAGATACAATTCGTTCAGTAGGTGGAACAGTAGCATATGACGCTGCCCACGTAGCAGGACTAATCGCGGGAAAACAATTTCAAGATCCTCTGAAAGAAGGCGCAGATGTAGTAAGCTTAAGCACCCACAAAACATTCTTTGGACCACAACATGGCGGAGTTCTTTCGTGGACCAAATACGCGGACAAGATAAAACGTGCAACATTTCCCGGAATGGTAAGCAATCACCACTTACATGCAGTTGCAGGCGTCACAATTGCATGCGCGGAAATGCTCGAATTCGGACAAGAATATGCAAGCCAAATAGTGAAAAATGCTAAGGCTTTGGCACAAGCACTTTACGAGAGAGGCTTCAATGTTTTAGCAGAGCATAAAGGTTTCACGCAGTCACATGTGATTCTAATCGACATAACAAAACAAGGAGACGGCGGCACAATTGAAGAGACTTTAGAAAAAGCGAATATCATAATTAACAGAAACTTGCTGCCATGGGACATTAAAGAAGGACGCCACTTCATGCACCCGGGCGGCATAAGATTGGGCGTATCAGAAGTTACAAGACTTGGAATGAAAGAATCTGAAATGGATGAAATAGCAGAGTTCATTAAACGCGTGATAATGGACAAGGAGCCTCTAGAAAAAGTGAAGATGGATGTTGCTGAGTTCCGACGAGACTACCAAAAAGTGCATTACTGCTTTGAAAACGCAACAGAAGCCTACAAGTACATAAAAATTCGGTAA
- the porA gene encoding pyruvate ferredoxin oxidoreductase, with protein sequence MAQVIIDTANHIAGYAAKAARVKVVAAYPITPQTTVVEKIADFVESGEMDAEYIRVESEHSAMVACIAAAAAGVRTFTATSAHGLALMHEALHWAAGSRLPVVMVVVNRAMGAPWSIWPDFSDSLSQRDTGWIQFYCADNQEVFDTVIQAYKLCEDERVFLPAMVCLEGFILSHTYMPVKIPEQKKIDDFLPPYKCGWILDVNRPLSHANLVSPDWYMEFRYVIQEAMENAKQLIPKIDKDYSKRFGFEYGGLIEKYKCDDADLVLVTMGTMASDAKIAVGSLRKEGLKVGVARVRVFRPFPTEEIAKLAEQAKMLATIDRHISFGMEGFLASEIKASLFNRKDRPLLAGFVAGLGGRDVTSETIKKIAKKSLKQMHAGKVEKETEWVDLRE encoded by the coding sequence ATGGCACAAGTGATTATTGACACGGCAAACCACATCGCCGGATACGCTGCAAAGGCGGCAAGAGTAAAGGTTGTAGCCGCATACCCAATAACTCCTCAAACAACTGTAGTAGAAAAAATAGCTGATTTTGTCGAAAGTGGAGAGATGGACGCCGAATATATCCGAGTGGAATCTGAACACAGCGCCATGGTAGCATGTATCGCTGCGGCAGCAGCTGGAGTTCGAACTTTCACAGCGACTTCTGCTCATGGGTTAGCTCTTATGCATGAAGCATTACATTGGGCTGCTGGCTCTCGTTTGCCTGTAGTGATGGTTGTTGTTAACCGTGCTATGGGTGCTCCGTGGAGTATTTGGCCAGACTTCAGCGACTCTCTTTCTCAACGCGATACTGGCTGGATTCAGTTTTACTGCGCTGATAATCAGGAAGTTTTTGATACGGTTATTCAAGCCTACAAACTCTGTGAAGACGAACGAGTCTTTTTGCCTGCCATGGTTTGTTTAGAAGGTTTTATTTTATCGCACACGTACATGCCCGTGAAAATTCCTGAGCAAAAAAAGATTGATGATTTTCTGCCCCCCTATAAATGCGGGTGGATTTTGGATGTTAATCGTCCTTTATCTCATGCAAATTTGGTTTCACCAGACTGGTATATGGAGTTTCGTTACGTGATTCAAGAAGCTATGGAGAACGCAAAACAGTTGATTCCGAAAATCGACAAGGACTACAGTAAACGTTTCGGGTTTGAGTATGGCGGGTTAATTGAGAAGTACAAATGCGATGATGCGGATTTAGTATTGGTTACTATGGGCACTATGGCAAGCGACGCAAAAATAGCCGTCGGCAGTCTTCGCAAGGAAGGCTTAAAAGTAGGCGTTGCAAGGGTTAGAGTTTTTCGTCCTTTCCCAACGGAAGAAATAGCAAAGCTTGCAGAGCAAGCTAAAATGTTAGCAACAATAGACCGCCATATATCCTTTGGAATGGAAGGCTTTCTGGCGTCGGAGATTAAAGCGTCTCTTTTCAACAGAAAAGATAGACCATTGCTTGCAGGCTTTGTTGCGGGCTTAGGAGGAAGAGATGTCACTTCAGAAACTATCAAGAAAATTGCTAAAAAATCGCTAAAACAGATGCACGCAGGAAAAGTGGAGAAAGAAACTGAATGGGTTGATTTGAGGGAGTGA
- a CDS encoding pyruvate ferredoxin oxidoreductase subunit gamma, whose translation MLKEIRIHGRGGQGSVTAAELLAHAAFIEGKWVQAFPYFGAERRGAPVKAFTRISDESILVHSQVYNPDYVIVLDPAIYKTVDVTEGLKKDGIIILNTTKNPAETGIKNYKVATVDATGIALELNLLVAGSPVVNTSIIGAFAKATEEIKLENVVKAIKETWSGAAGEKNARAAELAYDRLIKGW comes from the coding sequence GTGCTTAAGGAAATCAGAATTCATGGGCGCGGAGGACAAGGCAGCGTAACAGCAGCAGAGTTGTTGGCGCACGCTGCTTTTATTGAGGGTAAGTGGGTTCAAGCTTTTCCCTATTTTGGTGCAGAGCGGCGCGGTGCGCCAGTCAAAGCCTTCACAAGGATAAGCGACGAATCAATTCTTGTACATAGCCAAGTTTACAATCCCGATTATGTAATTGTGCTTGACCCCGCAATCTACAAAACTGTGGACGTAACTGAAGGATTGAAGAAAGATGGAATAATTATCTTAAATACGACAAAGAACCCTGCAGAAACTGGAATAAAAAATTATAAGGTTGCCACGGTTGACGCAACCGGAATTGCTCTCGAACTAAACCTCCTTGTTGCTGGTTCGCCTGTGGTTAACACTTCAATAATAGGTGCTTTCGCTAAGGCCACTGAAGAAATTAAGTTGGAAAACGTCGTGAAAGCCATAAAAGAAACTTGGTCAGGTGCAGCGGGAGAAAAGAATGCGCGAGCTGCAGAATTGGCTTATGACCGTTTAATAAAAGGATGGTGA
- a CDS encoding acetyl ornithine aminotransferase family protein, producing the protein MNYPKIVVTPPGPKARALVKKDEELISPSYVRFYPLVVESGKGCIVKDVDGNEYIDFNSGLVCLNVGHNHPKVIAAIKNQCDRFLHYSNTDFFYKEVVDLAENLSSITPGKDAKKVYFGNSGTEAIEAAIKLAKWHTRKQLFIGFISAFHGRTIGALSFTASKPTQKRYFFPLMPGVTHVPYAYCYRCPFKLNYPECHYWCVDFIDEFVLQKYVPPEDVVAIVFESIQGEGGYVVPPPEYFQRLKKLADKYGILLIDDEVQSGMGRTGKWFAIEHWNVEPDIICSAKALASGLPLGATIAKAKVMDWVGGSHASTFGGNPLSCVAANAVIEIIKEERLLENATKQGAYILKRLEELKEKSEIVGDVRGKGLMIGMEIVENKESKKPESKKASEIMMRAWKRGVAVIACGASTVRVAPPLNITRELVDSALDIIVDVVKEVEKE; encoded by the coding sequence ATGAATTACCCGAAAATCGTTGTTACTCCACCCGGACCAAAAGCAAGAGCGCTCGTAAAAAAAGATGAGGAACTGATTTCGCCATCATACGTGCGGTTTTACCCGCTTGTTGTTGAGTCTGGAAAAGGCTGTATTGTAAAAGATGTGGATGGAAATGAATACATAGACTTCAATTCTGGCTTGGTGTGCCTAAATGTTGGTCATAACCATCCAAAGGTTATTGCAGCAATAAAGAATCAATGTGACCGTTTTCTGCACTATTCCAACACTGACTTCTTCTATAAAGAAGTGGTTGACCTCGCAGAAAACCTCTCATCGATTACGCCGGGAAAAGACGCTAAAAAAGTCTACTTTGGTAACAGCGGAACTGAAGCAATTGAAGCAGCAATCAAACTTGCAAAATGGCACACTCGCAAGCAACTTTTCATTGGGTTCATAAGCGCATTTCACGGGCGTACAATTGGCGCTCTTTCTTTCACCGCTAGTAAACCCACCCAAAAGCGCTATTTCTTCCCACTTATGCCAGGCGTTACTCATGTTCCGTATGCGTACTGTTATCGTTGCCCCTTCAAACTAAACTATCCAGAGTGTCACTATTGGTGTGTAGACTTCATTGACGAGTTTGTCCTTCAGAAGTATGTTCCTCCGGAAGATGTCGTTGCCATTGTTTTTGAGTCTATTCAAGGAGAAGGAGGATATGTGGTTCCGCCACCAGAATATTTCCAGCGGCTAAAGAAACTCGCAGACAAATATGGCATTCTACTCATTGACGATGAAGTTCAGTCTGGTATGGGCAGAACAGGGAAGTGGTTTGCAATTGAGCACTGGAACGTTGAACCAGACATCATCTGTAGCGCCAAAGCATTAGCTTCAGGACTACCATTAGGTGCAACCATAGCTAAAGCGAAAGTTATGGACTGGGTTGGGGGTTCTCATGCAAGCACTTTCGGTGGTAATCCGCTCTCATGCGTTGCTGCAAATGCTGTAATAGAAATAATCAAGGAAGAAAGGCTTCTGGAAAACGCAACCAAACAAGGCGCGTACATTCTTAAAAGACTTGAAGAGTTGAAAGAGAAAAGCGAGATAGTCGGTGACGTAAGGGGCAAAGGCTTAATGATCGGAATGGAGATTGTGGAAAACAAGGAAAGCAAAAAACCTGAATCTAAAAAAGCTTCGGAAATCATGATGCGCGCTTGGAAAAGAGGAGTTGCTGTGATAGCTTGTGGGGCTTCTACAGTTAGGGTTGCGCCTCCACTTAACATTACACGAGAACTCGTTGATTCCGCATTAGACATAATTGTAGATGTCGTAAAAGAGGTTGAAAAAGAATAG